Proteins from a genomic interval of Gopherus evgoodei ecotype Sinaloan lineage chromosome 7, rGopEvg1_v1.p, whole genome shotgun sequence:
- the INKA1 gene encoding PAK4-inhibitor INKA1 isoform X1 produces MRRARLDASLGRLRADVLCLRAAGDTLRDQMQGMMRTLHELKRMPGPAPQLGLPKPAPAPPGPCWERPAENRASAVSEADSACCLELAEEECAPPASERSLEFDSGYSEVSGGTWQEEGPVLRRNPPLSCQRVHRLSTGGFLRSSPSQVPGRRVRPKSTSDACLEQWRVLEPADTQDWTVALLSQSRNRQPLVLGDNCFADLVENWMDLPEESTLPRRLAKPHSFLLNLSGNVRRKLASLARPKGPTAPQPGPKHLGGRAQGPLFHQSHGDIAKLTTDCTRFAALLNSRSRQPIICNDIIGYI; encoded by the exons ATGCGCCGCGCCCGGCTGGACGCCTCCCTCGGCCGCCTCCGGGCAGACGTG ttgtgcctgcgggCAGCGGGGGACACGCTGCGGGACCAGATGCAGGGCATGATGCGGACTCTGCATGAGCTGAAGCGGATGCCAGGCCCAGCTCCGCAGCTGGGCCTCCCCAAGCCAGCACCAGCTCCCCCCGGGCCCTGCTGGGAGCGGCCTGCAGAGAACCGGGCATCGGCCGTCTCAGAGGCAGACTCTgcctgctgcctggagctggcgGAGGAGGAGTGCGCACCGCCCGCTAGTGAGAGGAGCCTGGAGTTTGACTCGGGCTACTCGGAGGTGTCAGGGGGCACGTGGCAGGAGGAGGGGCCAGTGCTGCGCAGGAACCCCCCGCTTTCCTGCCAGCGGGTACACAGGCTCTCCACAGGGGGCTTCCTCCGCAGCAGCCCTAGCCAGGTCCCTGGCCGGCGGGTCCGGCCCAAGTCCACCTCAGATGCCTGCCTGGAGCAGTGGCGGGTGCTGGAGCCAGCGGACACGCAGGACTGGACTGTGGCACTGCTCTCACAGAGCCGCAACCGGCAGCCGCTCGTGCTGGGCGATAACTGCTTTGCTGACCTGGTGGAGAACTGGATGGACCTGCCTGAGGAGAGTACGCTGCCCCGCCGGCTGGCCAAGCCCCACAGCTTCTTGCTCAACCTCTCGGGCAACGTGCGGCGCAAGCTGGCCAGTCTGGCGCGCCCGAAGGGCCCAAccgccccccagcctggccccaagCACCTTGGTGGGCGGGCGCAGGGACCCCTCTTCCACCAGTCACATGGTGACATTGCCAAGCTCACCACGGACTGCACCCGCTTCGCTGCGCTCCTGAACAGCCGCAGCCGACAGCCAATCATCTGCAACGACATCATCGGCTACATttag
- the INKA1 gene encoding PAK4-inhibitor INKA1 isoform X2 — MQGMMRTLHELKRMPGPAPQLGLPKPAPAPPGPCWERPAENRASAVSEADSACCLELAEEECAPPASERSLEFDSGYSEVSGGTWQEEGPVLRRNPPLSCQRVHRLSTGGFLRSSPSQVPGRRVRPKSTSDACLEQWRVLEPADTQDWTVALLSQSRNRQPLVLGDNCFADLVENWMDLPEESTLPRRLAKPHSFLLNLSGNVRRKLASLARPKGPTAPQPGPKHLGGRAQGPLFHQSHGDIAKLTTDCTRFAALLNSRSRQPIICNDIIGYI, encoded by the coding sequence ATGCAGGGCATGATGCGGACTCTGCATGAGCTGAAGCGGATGCCAGGCCCAGCTCCGCAGCTGGGCCTCCCCAAGCCAGCACCAGCTCCCCCCGGGCCCTGCTGGGAGCGGCCTGCAGAGAACCGGGCATCGGCCGTCTCAGAGGCAGACTCTgcctgctgcctggagctggcgGAGGAGGAGTGCGCACCGCCCGCTAGTGAGAGGAGCCTGGAGTTTGACTCGGGCTACTCGGAGGTGTCAGGGGGCACGTGGCAGGAGGAGGGGCCAGTGCTGCGCAGGAACCCCCCGCTTTCCTGCCAGCGGGTACACAGGCTCTCCACAGGGGGCTTCCTCCGCAGCAGCCCTAGCCAGGTCCCTGGCCGGCGGGTCCGGCCCAAGTCCACCTCAGATGCCTGCCTGGAGCAGTGGCGGGTGCTGGAGCCAGCGGACACGCAGGACTGGACTGTGGCACTGCTCTCACAGAGCCGCAACCGGCAGCCGCTCGTGCTGGGCGATAACTGCTTTGCTGACCTGGTGGAGAACTGGATGGACCTGCCTGAGGAGAGTACGCTGCCCCGCCGGCTGGCCAAGCCCCACAGCTTCTTGCTCAACCTCTCGGGCAACGTGCGGCGCAAGCTGGCCAGTCTGGCGCGCCCGAAGGGCCCAAccgccccccagcctggccccaagCACCTTGGTGGGCGGGCGCAGGGACCCCTCTTCCACCAGTCACATGGTGACATTGCCAAGCTCACCACGGACTGCACCCGCTTCGCTGCGCTCCTGAACAGCCGCAGCCGACAGCCAATCATCTGCAACGACATCATCGGCTACATttag